The proteins below come from a single Chitinophaga pinensis DSM 2588 genomic window:
- a CDS encoding porin family protein, protein MTKKIILSFAALAISFGAMSQVRVGVKGGWNLSSISVDNDGSVDKDRSLSGYHIGAIVDFPLIKNVLSFQPGVFYTTKGAKLTSGDKDNDATVPYVKYTTRPQYIEVPVNFIGKIPVGENARLFAGVGPYFAFGVAGKNKVSSTLAGVTTSSESDIKWDDDTPFNDGDPDRGLNKYKRFDWGGNVQVGAEIHNVLLSAQYGLGFGKINSGGDDSRNDKNKNRVFSVSVGYLF, encoded by the coding sequence ATGACAAAGAAGATTATCCTTTCGTTTGCGGCCCTTGCAATTTCTTTCGGAGCTATGTCTCAGGTGCGGGTAGGTGTAAAAGGTGGTTGGAACCTTTCCTCAATTTCAGTTGACAATGACGGATCTGTAGATAAAGACCGTTCATTATCAGGTTACCACATTGGTGCTATCGTGGATTTCCCACTGATAAAAAATGTGTTGTCCTTCCAGCCTGGCGTTTTCTATACCACTAAAGGTGCGAAACTGACCTCAGGTGATAAAGACAATGACGCGACAGTTCCTTATGTTAAGTACACAACCAGGCCCCAATACATTGAAGTTCCGGTAAACTTTATTGGTAAAATTCCGGTAGGTGAAAACGCCAGATTATTCGCAGGTGTTGGTCCTTACTTTGCATTCGGCGTAGCCGGTAAAAACAAAGTGAGTAGCACACTCGCCGGTGTAACTACTTCTTCTGAATCCGACATCAAGTGGGATGATGATACCCCATTCAATGATGGCGATCCTGATCGTGGTCTGAACAAGTACAAAAGATTCGACTGGGGTGGTAATGTGCAGGTAGGTGCTGAGATCCATAACGTCCTGCTTTCTGCACAGTATGGCCTTGGTTTCGGTAAGATCAACTCTGGTGGAGACGACAGCAGAAATGACAAAAACAAGAACCGTGTATTTTCAGTTTCTGTAGGTTATCTGTTCTAG
- a CDS encoding outer membrane beta-barrel protein: protein MSKIFTLIFLVFLAFLFPVHAQVSLGLRGGYTLSATQIKNSQGYKSNSIGTSSQLKNLHADLIINVPVYKNLHFQPLVRYITKGAYLRPLPDKSGLLVESANQLKLHYLEVPMNVVFKIPVSIGKIVLGAGPYVAYGLGGSYDLDLLYNGTVLSTESHDVKFNYKDRGIAPGVELSRFDAGANVALGFEFNNLMVLGASLSRGYTNLDRTSSAKITNSYFSLSLGILLNREDY, encoded by the coding sequence ATGAGTAAAATTTTTACACTTATCTTTTTAGTGTTTCTTGCATTCCTATTTCCTGTACACGCTCAGGTTAGTCTGGGGTTAAGAGGAGGCTATACTTTATCCGCCACGCAGATCAAAAATTCGCAAGGCTATAAGAGTAACAGTATCGGCACCAGCAGCCAGCTAAAAAATTTGCATGCAGACCTGATTATCAATGTACCTGTGTACAAAAATCTTCATTTTCAGCCACTGGTAAGATACATTACCAAGGGCGCTTACCTCCGTCCGCTACCTGATAAGTCAGGCTTACTGGTAGAATCAGCCAACCAGCTGAAACTGCACTACCTGGAAGTTCCAATGAATGTGGTATTTAAAATCCCCGTATCGATCGGCAAGATCGTTCTGGGAGCAGGCCCTTATGTAGCGTATGGCCTGGGCGGATCTTATGACCTGGATCTGCTGTACAACGGAACTGTACTGAGTACCGAATCACATGATGTAAAATTCAATTATAAAGACCGGGGCATTGCACCAGGCGTTGAACTGAGCAGGTTTGATGCCGGCGCGAATGTGGCCCTTGGATTTGAATTTAACAATCTGATGGTATTGGGTGCTAGTCTCAGCAGGGGGTATACTAATCTTGACCGGACTTCTTCCGCCAAGATTACCAACAGCTATTTTTCTTTGAGTTTAGGTATTCTGCTCAACAGAGAAGATTATTAA
- a CDS encoding methylenetetrahydrofolate reductase, with the protein MKVTEHIAQAKDTLISFEILPPLKGKSIDSIYDHLDPLMEFKPAFVNVTYHRSEHMFKKRADGSFEKVEIRKRPGTVAICAALMGHYNVDAVPHLICGGFSREETENALIDLNYLGVDNVLVLRGDAPKNETFFEPEPNGHRYADQLLQQVVHMNNGIYLEEDLQSGVKTKFCIGVAGYPEKHFEAPNMQTDMSYLKKKVENGADYIVTQMFFDNQKFIDFVGKCREAGITVPIIPGLKPITTRKQLTILPRTFHVDIPTELSTEILKCKTDKEVEEVGTEWLIKQSKELKQFGVPVLHYYTLGKPHVIHKAVAQVV; encoded by the coding sequence AGATCCTGCCGCCCCTTAAAGGTAAAAGTATTGACTCTATATATGATCACCTCGATCCATTAATGGAATTCAAACCCGCTTTTGTTAACGTTACCTACCATAGAAGTGAACACATGTTCAAAAAAAGAGCCGATGGTTCTTTTGAAAAAGTAGAAATCCGTAAAAGACCAGGCACAGTAGCCATCTGTGCAGCACTAATGGGGCACTACAATGTAGATGCTGTGCCACACCTGATCTGTGGAGGCTTTAGCAGGGAGGAAACAGAAAATGCACTGATCGACCTCAACTACCTGGGTGTGGATAATGTACTCGTTTTACGTGGTGATGCACCCAAAAATGAGACTTTCTTTGAACCGGAGCCAAACGGACACCGTTATGCGGACCAGCTGCTCCAGCAGGTAGTACACATGAATAATGGTATCTACCTGGAAGAAGACCTGCAAAGCGGGGTGAAAACGAAGTTCTGTATCGGTGTGGCTGGCTACCCCGAGAAACACTTCGAAGCGCCCAACATGCAGACAGATATGAGCTATCTGAAAAAGAAGGTGGAAAATGGAGCTGATTATATTGTTACCCAGATGTTCTTCGATAACCAGAAATTCATCGATTTCGTGGGTAAATGCCGGGAAGCAGGTATCACCGTTCCGATCATTCCGGGACTGAAACCGATCACCACCCGCAAACAGCTGACCATCCTTCCCCGCACCTTCCATGTGGATATTCCTACCGAACTTTCCACAGAGATCCTCAAATGCAAAACAGACAAGGAAGTAGAGGAAGTCGGTACAGAATGGCTGATCAAACAGTCGAAAGAACTGAAACAGTTTGGTGTGCCGGTACTCCACTATTATACCCTGGGTAAACCACACGTTATTCATAAAGCAGTGGCACAGGTAGTGTAA
- a CDS encoding porin family protein codes for MKNVLLSAAALMIAGITFGQTKFGIVAGPNFSSATVKSATGDKETGDLLVGVRAGVTADLQLADEFYIGTGLLYAGKGSKNKDNSDFKTTLSYLQLPINFLFKPEVGSGKLNLGAGPYVAYGLGGKHKGTVGNVTGELKAFDDEAGLAKLKRFDAGLGVVAGYELKQGLYLGLNADLGLVNAYDNTDNDRSWKNTSFGVSVGYKF; via the coding sequence ATGAAAAATGTATTATTATCTGCTGCTGCACTGATGATTGCAGGCATTACTTTCGGCCAGACAAAATTCGGTATCGTGGCAGGACCAAACTTCTCTAGTGCAACCGTTAAAAGCGCAACCGGCGACAAAGAAACCGGCGACCTCCTGGTAGGCGTAAGAGCTGGTGTAACTGCCGATCTGCAGCTGGCTGACGAGTTCTATATCGGTACAGGACTGCTGTATGCCGGTAAGGGAAGTAAAAACAAAGACAACAGCGATTTTAAAACTACATTGTCTTACCTCCAGTTGCCCATCAACTTCCTGTTCAAACCAGAAGTTGGTTCCGGTAAACTGAACCTGGGAGCAGGTCCTTACGTTGCATACGGCTTAGGTGGTAAACACAAAGGTACCGTTGGTAACGTTACCGGCGAACTGAAAGCATTTGATGACGAAGCGGGTCTGGCCAAACTTAAACGTTTTGATGCAGGTCTGGGCGTTGTTGCTGGATATGAACTGAAGCAAGGTCTGTACCTGGGTCTGAATGCTGACCTGGGCCTGGTAAATGCATATGACAATACTGACAATGACCGCAGCTGGAAAAACACCTCTTTTGGTGTGTCTGTAGGTTATAAGTTCTAA